GATCCTCGTTGAGCAGCGTCTGCGGTCGACGGCAAAGCCAAAGATGGAAAGCGTTGCGCTCCTGTCAGAGGATGGGCACGCATTTCTTCAAGAGGCCGCACGTGGAGATCCTCCGCGCTTCAAGGTCACTGCAAAGCAACTCGGCATTCTTGCTGAACTCAAACAGCACCCAGAGGCAGTCTCCCTGCCTGGCCTTGTGCGCATGACGAGAGGATCGCTTTCCACGGTCAAGACACTGGAAAAGCGCGGCCTTGTTCGGGTCGAGCAGCGTGAGGTCCTTCGCGGAACATATGATGAGCCTCCCGAAGTCCCGCCGCAGCTGACGCTGAACGGTCACCAGGAACAGGCGTTGCGCACGATCGTCACCGCGCTCGGCATTGACGCACACCGGACTTTTCTCCTTTACGGGATCACCGGAAGCGGAAAGACCCAGGTGTACATCGAGGCAATGCGGGAGACTCTGCGGCACGGCAAGAACGCGATTGTGCTCGTTCCTGAAATCTCGCTCACGCCGCAAACCGTGCGGCGTTTCAAGTCACACTTCGGTGCGGACGTGGCAGTGATGCACAGTCAGATGTCCGTCGGCGAGCGGTACGATGCGTGGCGCCTCGCACATGAAGGGAGAATCAGGGTCGTGATCGGTCCGCGTTCGGCGATCTTTGCGCCGCTCAAGAACATCGGGCTGATCGTTGTCGACGAAGAGCATGAAGCCTCCTACAAGCAGTACGACTCAATGCCCCGGTATCATGCACGCGATGTCGCCATCGTCCGGGCGTCGATCAACAAGGCGGTTGTCGTGCTTGGCTCGGCAACGCCGTCTGCTGAAAGCTATCACAACGCGATCAGCGAAAAGTACGAACTCCTCTCACTTCCGGAACGGGTTGACAACGCTCAGCTACCGACGATCGAAATCGTCGATATGGCAAAAGAGCGTCAACGCAGGTACGAAGAATTCAAGAAGGAGCGGAAGGAAAAAGGAACGTGGACGACGAAACTGGGCCCTGCCCCATCCATTTCGCTCTTGTTGAAGGGCCAAATCGATGAACGCCTGAAGAAAGGCGAGGGAACAATTCTTCTGCAGAATCGCCGCGGGTTTTCCCATGTGGTGGAATGTTTTGAGTGCGGATTCGTGGAGCGATGCGACCATTGCGACGTAACGCTGACGTTTCACGCCACGAAGAAACATCTGCGCTGTCACTATTGCGGCTTTGTCAAAGCACCTCCCGCCGTCTGTCCAAAGTGCCATGGAACGGAAATCCGCCACCACGCGTTCGGAACTCAGCAGATTCACGAGGAGCTCGGCACGCTTTTCCCTGATGCGCGGGTGCTGCGGATGGATCTTGACACCACGGGCCGCAAAGGCGCTCACGATCGTTTGCTGACACAGTTCGGAAACGGCGAAGCCGACATTCTGCTCGGCACACAGATGGTCGCCAAGGGTCTGGATTTCCCTCGCGTGACACTTGTCGGCGTTATCTCGGCAGACACACAGATGCTCCTCCCGGACTTCCGATCCTCCGAACGAACGTTTCAGTTGCTCACCCAGGTCGCAGGACGCGCAGGACGAAGCAAATTGAGCGGCGAGGTCATCATTCAGACACTCCAGCCTTCCCACTACAGCCTGCGGTACGCAGCTGTTCATGATTTTGCCGGATTTCTCCGCGAGGAGCTCGCGTACAGGAAGGAACTCGACTATCCGCCGTTTTCACGTCTCGTGCTGATCGAGTTCAAGGGAGAACAGGAAGGCGAAGTCGCCCAGCAGGTAAAAAAAATCGCGGGGCTGCTTCAGGGAAAAGCGGGAGCACACTACACGGTCCTCGGACCTGCCGACGCGGCAATTCCAAAGATCAAAAACCAGTACCGCAAGCATATCGTCATCAAGAACTTCAAGTCGACTGATCCATCCGGATCATACCTTCGTGCCGTACTGCTTCACGCGCGCGAATTCCACAACACATCACCGCTCGGAAAGAACCGAAAGGTTCACATGACCATCGATGTGGATCCGCAGGGAATGATGTAACGCGGGGGAATTCATTGTTGGTTATTGGTAGCTTCTGCCCACACATCAGCGAACAATTCTGCCTGGTCGAGAACCTTATTCACCGAAACTGTGTATTCACCTGTCGCCGGATCATCCGGCGGGTACTTGTATTTGCGAAGAATGCGCTTGACCAGAACACGTAACTTCGCCTGGACGCTTTGTTTCAAATGCCAGTCGATTGAAGTGTTGTTTCTAACATTCTCCACCAATTCATGCGCAACCTGTTTCAATATTATATCACCGAGTATTGCTTCAGCCGTCGGATTATCAGCAAGGGCATCGTAGAAGGCAAGCTCGTCAGGGCGAAGATTCATCTTATCACCGCGCTTGTCTGCTTCGCGCATCTCCTTCGCCAGTTGAATCAGCTCTTCAATCACTTTGGCCGAATCTATAAGTCCGTTTTGATACTGCTTAACGGCCCCGGCGAGCATTTCAGAAAATTTCTTTCCTTGCACCAAATTGAATTTGGATCGGATTTTTACTTCATCATTAATCAATCGCTTGAGTAATTCCAATGCCAGGTTTTTACGAGGCATGCCCTGAATCTCGGCAAGGAATTCATCGGAGAGAATCGAAATGTCTGGTTTCTTGATCCCTGCGGCATCAAAGATATCGATCACCTCACCGGAAACGATCGCATCGTTGACGATTTGCCGAATTGCCGTTTCAATCTCTTCATTAGTATGTGCTCTCGTTTGATCGTCAAACTTTGCAAAACGAGCTTTGATGGCTTGGAAAAATGCCAAGTCATTGCGAATTTCGATCGCTTTGGCATGCGGCACCGCAAGGCCAAATGCTTTTTGCAGCCGGACAACATTCTCTTTGAACCGTTCCTTGCCATTCCGAAGCCGTCTATCCTCTTTTTCTTCTGTTAATTCCGAGACATAGTTTGCGGCATCAAGAATGAATTGTAATTTATTTTTCGATTCCAGCGTATAGTACCTCCGGTACTCGAAGCGATCGAACATATCCACAACCACCTCATACAACTCAAGCATCTTTGCAACTGCTTCCTCCTGGTCAAATGTGATATTTCCTTTCCCTTGGCTTGCGGCGTAGATCATCATCGCATTCTTCAAATCCTGTGCAATGCCGATGTAGTCCACTATCAATCCACCTTCCTTGTCACCGAACTTGCGATTAACGCGAGCTATCGCCTGCATAAGGTTGTGCCCGTTCATCGGTTTGTCAATGTACATTGTATGCAGGCAGGGCGCGTCAAAACCGGTGAGAAACATATCTCGTACGATAAGAAGTTTGAGGGAATCTTTGGGATCTTTCAACCTGTTAGCAATTGCTTTACGGCGATCCTTGTTCCGTATATGTTCCTGCCAATCCAACGGATCGCTTGCGGAACCGGTCATGACTATCTTAATCGTGCCTTTGTCGTCAGAGGAATTGTACCAGTGTGGGCGAAGCGCAATGATCTCTTTATGTAGTTCAACACAAATGCGCCGGCTCATACAAACAATCATGCCTTTGCCTTCTGCCGCAGTGAGGCGTTGCTCAAAGTGGTTTATAAGATCGGCGGCGACTTGTTTGAGGCGGCTTTTGCTGCCAACAACTGCTTCTTTTCTTGCCCATCTGGCAAAGCGTCTCTGACGGTCGGTCAGTTCATCGTCTTCGGTTACTTCCTCTACTCGCTCATCAAGTATCTTCTTGTCGGAATCGGCAAGCTCGATCTTTGCGAGACGGCTTTCATAGTAGATCTTCACCGTTGCGCCATCTTCTACTGCTTGCTGAATGTCATAAATGTCGATGTAATTGCCAAACACTGCCTGTGTGTTCTTATCTTCTTTCTCAATCGGCGTTCCTGAAAACCCGATAAACGATGCCTTCGGCAGAGCATCGCGCATATGCCTGGCAAAACCATCGACGAAATCGTACTGGCTCCGGTGTGCTTCATCTGCAATCACAACGATGTTGCGCCGCTCACTCAAGACTGGATATGCTGCACCGGGTTCTTCAGGGAAGAATTTCTGAATTGTGGTAAACACAATTCCGCCCGACGCTACCGACAACAGCTTTTTCAAATCCTCGCGGTTTGCAGCTTGCGCCGGTGTCTGCCGCAACAACTGCTGACAATTCGAGAACGTCTCAAATAGTTGCTGGTCAAGATCGTTCCGGTCTGTGAGCACAACAATCGTGGGATTGTTCATCTCCTCTGCGAGGACGAGCTTTCCGGAGTAAAACACCATCGAAAGACTTTTGCCGCTTCCCTGTGTATGCCAGACAACACCGGCCCGCCTATCACCTTTGGATTGTTGTTCTGTGCTTGCGAGCCCATATACAGCCGGATGTTCAGCAACGATGCCGCTGCTTTCTTCTGAGGTTGCGCGGATTGTGGAAGTAATTGCGCTGTTGACTGCGAAATACTGATGATATGCCGCCAACTTTTTTACAGTATTCTCTTTTGTTTTTTCAAAGACGATGAAATGCCTTATCACATCCAACAAAGTTTTC
The nucleotide sequence above comes from Ignavibacteriales bacterium. Encoded proteins:
- the priA gene encoding primosomal protein N'; amino-acid sequence: MTQKLVDIALPVPLDRTFTYMIPPELAPSVQLGRRVLVPFGRKKLSGIVVGFPEKSPLQTIKPLIDVLDASPTFSEEMLKLTRWISEYYLASWGDVLKAASPQGTASGSTQSVRLAMGNVAELIEKTKRSARVQHAILRALAESGTLSPSQLQKRTRTKNIQGVLQEMQSRGWILVEQRLRSTAKPKMESVALLSEDGHAFLQEAARGDPPRFKVTAKQLGILAELKQHPEAVSLPGLVRMTRGSLSTVKTLEKRGLVRVEQREVLRGTYDEPPEVPPQLTLNGHQEQALRTIVTALGIDAHRTFLLYGITGSGKTQVYIEAMRETLRHGKNAIVLVPEISLTPQTVRRFKSHFGADVAVMHSQMSVGERYDAWRLAHEGRIRVVIGPRSAIFAPLKNIGLIVVDEEHEASYKQYDSMPRYHARDVAIVRASINKAVVVLGSATPSAESYHNAISEKYELLSLPERVDNAQLPTIEIVDMAKERQRRYEEFKKERKEKGTWTTKLGPAPSISLLLKGQIDERLKKGEGTILLQNRRGFSHVVECFECGFVERCDHCDVTLTFHATKKHLRCHYCGFVKAPPAVCPKCHGTEIRHHAFGTQQIHEELGTLFPDARVLRMDLDTTGRKGAHDRLLTQFGNGEADILLGTQMVAKGLDFPRVTLVGVISADTQMLLPDFRSSERTFQLLTQVAGRAGRSKLSGEVIIQTLQPSHYSLRYAAVHDFAGFLREELAYRKELDYPPFSRLVLIEFKGEQEGEVAQQVKKIAGLLQGKAGAHYTVLGPADAAIPKIKNQYRKHIVIKNFKSTDPSGSYLRAVLLHAREFHNTSPLGKNRKVHMTIDVDPQGMM
- a CDS encoding type I restriction endonuclease subunit R; translation: MIMYESEIEQIALDLLREENGFTVLYGPNITEGETKEREYTDVVLEARLRTAIDRINTSIPENAREDALKKALRTVSLAAIENNEHFHRMLTEGVDIKFGIGEGKTKTDKVWLVDFDAPENNEFLAVNQFTVLENNNNKRPDIVLFINGLPLVVVELKNPADQSADVAAAFHQLQTYQQLIPSLFAFNAFLIISDGWFAKAGTISSDYSRFMDWKSVDGVRAIDSKTESELEPLVKGLLNKKTLLDVIRHFIVFEKTKENTVKKLAAYHQYFAVNSAITSTIRATSEESSGIVAEHPAVYGLASTEQQSKGDRRAGVVWHTQGSGKSLSMVFYSGKLVLAEEMNNPTIVVLTDRNDLDQQLFETFSNCQQLLRQTPAQAANREDLKKLLSVASGGIVFTTIQKFFPEEPGAAYPVLSERRNIVVIADEAHRSQYDFVDGFARHMRDALPKASFIGFSGTPIEKEDKNTQAVFGNYIDIYDIQQAVEDGATVKIYYESRLAKIELADSDKKILDERVEEVTEDDELTDRQRRFARWARKEAVVGSKSRLKQVAADLINHFEQRLTAAEGKGMIVCMSRRICVELHKEIIALRPHWYNSSDDKGTIKIVMTGSASDPLDWQEHIRNKDRRKAIANRLKDPKDSLKLLIVRDMFLTGFDAPCLHTMYIDKPMNGHNLMQAIARVNRKFGDKEGGLIVDYIGIAQDLKNAMMIYAASQGKGNITFDQEEAVAKMLELYEVVVDMFDRFEYRRYYTLESKNKLQFILDAANYVSELTEEKEDRRLRNGKERFKENVVRLQKAFGLAVPHAKAIEIRNDLAFFQAIKARFAKFDDQTRAHTNEEIETAIRQIVNDAIVSGEVIDIFDAAGIKKPDISILSDEFLAEIQGMPRKNLALELLKRLINDEVKIRSKFNLVQGKKFSEMLAGAVKQYQNGLIDSAKVIEELIQLAKEMREADKRGDKMNLRPDELAFYDALADNPTAEAILGDIILKQVAHELVENVRNNTSIDWHLKQSVQAKLRVLVKRILRKYKYPPDDPATGEYTVSVNKVLDQAELFADVWAEATNNQQ